In Stieleria varia, one genomic interval encodes:
- a CDS encoding glycosyltransferase family 87 protein gives MSEFLLYYKRPDPTTWVYMSSFLTIGLYFVFHRFWSVRNLDIVLLILLAPGLLMVHEGRRRQLRELESDQLAARSHQADRRESDHPTTQRHPFSSTKGQLDDQSSLRDSSGENSRYASFDSRPTMLIRSQADPESENTTEAETDVDDSGDPKSNPASVPDSDSNKPETVTEEAPQVTVEPTLQEETNSPLLTDPNALDRHLEATSMEKDPMESAAAYSARQLQRSGFILLFFVEFMILVRLMIDPMMVRRPLLDPNLTTGGLYFISISLFIFMMGNVVTSTPRMQVWQGPELGPGYALMHKLPTITTRPVSTALGGEEPATPDELDLSAQGWTLVAKIMAIMAHLAIVSGIVLIGNRHFDNLRAGVGCATLYLIMPYTAQMTGRVDHALPAALLLWAILTYRKPAVAGVFIGLAAGLVYYPLFLLPLWCSFYWRRGVRRFAAAVIVTLTILMALLTFGGTETLVDHLLRMFGLFKPTMTPRGIWGLGWDPVYRLPVIVAFLILCFFFASWPSPKNLGTLISCSAAVMVAAQFWHGYGGGLYIAWFLPLLLLTIFRPNLQDRVALKVVRASGGGVPLEAPAS, from the coding sequence ATGAGCGAGTTCCTGCTTTATTACAAGCGTCCCGATCCGACGACATGGGTGTACATGTCGTCGTTTCTGACGATCGGCTTGTACTTTGTCTTTCACCGATTTTGGAGTGTCCGAAATCTAGATATCGTGCTGCTGATTTTGCTGGCGCCGGGTTTGTTGATGGTCCACGAAGGCCGGCGGCGACAACTCCGGGAGCTGGAATCGGATCAATTGGCCGCGCGGTCCCATCAAGCCGACCGGCGAGAATCAGACCACCCGACCACACAGAGGCATCCCTTTTCGTCAACGAAGGGTCAACTGGATGATCAGTCCTCGCTGCGTGATTCGAGTGGCGAGAATTCCCGATACGCATCGTTTGATAGTCGGCCCACCATGCTGATCCGTTCTCAAGCGGACCCTGAGAGCGAAAACACTACCGAGGCGGAAACCGACGTAGATGATTCGGGAGACCCCAAGAGTAATCCAGCCAGCGTCCCAGACAGCGACTCAAACAAACCGGAGACCGTGACGGAGGAGGCCCCTCAAGTCACTGTCGAGCCCACACTCCAGGAAGAAACCAATTCTCCGCTGCTGACCGATCCCAACGCATTGGACCGGCATTTGGAAGCGACCTCGATGGAAAAGGACCCGATGGAGTCCGCTGCGGCATACTCTGCGCGACAGCTTCAACGATCGGGCTTCATCCTGTTGTTCTTTGTCGAGTTCATGATCCTGGTGCGATTGATGATCGATCCGATGATGGTTCGTCGTCCGTTGCTGGATCCCAATCTGACCACCGGTGGACTCTATTTCATCAGCATCTCGTTGTTCATTTTCATGATGGGCAACGTCGTGACGAGTACACCGCGGATGCAGGTATGGCAGGGTCCGGAACTTGGTCCCGGCTACGCTTTGATGCACAAGTTGCCGACGATCACAACGCGACCGGTCAGCACCGCCTTGGGCGGCGAAGAGCCTGCGACGCCGGATGAGCTGGACTTGAGCGCGCAGGGCTGGACTTTGGTGGCCAAGATCATGGCGATCATGGCTCACTTGGCGATCGTCTCGGGCATCGTTTTGATCGGCAATCGCCACTTTGATAATCTTCGAGCGGGGGTCGGCTGTGCGACGCTGTACCTGATCATGCCGTACACCGCGCAGATGACGGGCCGGGTCGATCATGCGCTGCCCGCTGCGCTCTTGTTGTGGGCGATCTTGACGTATCGCAAACCCGCCGTGGCCGGTGTGTTCATCGGTTTGGCTGCCGGACTGGTTTACTATCCGCTGTTTTTGTTGCCGCTGTGGTGCAGTTTTTATTGGCGTCGCGGAGTCCGTCGCTTTGCCGCTGCGGTGATCGTGACCTTGACCATCCTGATGGCGTTGCTGACCTTTGGGGGCACCGAGACGTTGGTGGATCATTTGTTGCGAATGTTCGGACTTTTCAAACCGACGATGACACCGCGAGGGATTTGGGGGTTGGGTTGGGATCCTGTCTATCGTCTGCCAGTCATTGTTGCCTTTTTGATCCTTTGTTTCTTCTTTGCGTCCTGGCCGTCGCCCAAAAACCTGGGGACCTTGATCAGTTGTTCCGCGGCTGTCATGGTTGCAGCTCAGTTTTGGCACGGATATGGCGGCGGTCTGTACATCGCTTGGTTCCTGCCGCTGCTGCTGTTGACGATCTTTCGTCCCAATCTGCAAGATCGTGTGGCGTTGAAAGTCGTGCGAGCAAGCGGCGGAGGCGTCCCCCTCGAAGCTCCCGCAAGTTGA
- a CDS encoding Gfo/Idh/MocA family protein, translating into MSKLSRRQFAKTSSALAAAAALTTSLPARSLRAANANDEINLGFVSCGGRANDLMGQFSKVDGVNIAGLCDVDENRLGAAKKRFPKAQGWTDLRELIASPSIDAVVVATCNHWHCLAAIWAMEAGKDVYVEKPLSHSQWEGKQTVAAARKYKRVCQIGTQQRSDPMQAEIKKFLHEEKGLGEIKAARVNRYGIRGSIGKRETPLQIEKSVAYDMWLGPAQDQPIYRNNLHYDWHWDWNTGSGEMGNWGVHVLDDLRNNIFQDSVALPQRILGGGGRVALGDAGQTPNVHFAYFDTGTIPVVIGLSNLPSEPGGKKSPAHPGPGSGYIAYCEGGRFEGQRGNAKAIDKDGKTIRTFKGNGDVKHQANFIEAVRKGDSSILNAEIAVGNDSTGWCNLANVAFRAGKPFSREQAREVKLDEWNALIAEMDEHLAAHDLKLESDEIQMSGMLTLDSKTQQFVGENADSANGFLSREYRKGYEVPEIV; encoded by the coding sequence ATGAGCAAGCTTTCTCGTCGGCAATTTGCCAAGACATCGTCCGCCCTGGCTGCCGCCGCGGCCCTCACCACATCGCTACCTGCGCGTTCGCTGCGTGCGGCCAATGCGAACGACGAAATCAATCTCGGGTTCGTCAGTTGCGGGGGGCGTGCAAACGATTTGATGGGGCAGTTCAGCAAAGTCGACGGAGTGAACATCGCCGGATTGTGCGATGTCGACGAGAATCGCTTGGGTGCCGCGAAGAAGCGTTTCCCCAAAGCCCAAGGATGGACCGATTTGCGTGAGCTGATCGCATCGCCCAGCATCGACGCGGTCGTTGTCGCCACCTGCAATCACTGGCACTGCTTGGCCGCCATCTGGGCGATGGAAGCCGGTAAAGACGTGTACGTCGAGAAACCGCTTTCGCACAGCCAATGGGAAGGCAAACAAACCGTTGCCGCGGCACGCAAGTACAAGCGTGTTTGCCAGATCGGAACGCAACAGCGAAGCGATCCGATGCAAGCCGAGATCAAGAAATTCTTGCACGAAGAAAAAGGCCTCGGCGAAATCAAAGCCGCGCGTGTCAATCGATACGGCATTCGCGGTTCCATCGGCAAACGAGAAACTCCCCTACAGATCGAAAAATCAGTAGCGTACGACATGTGGCTGGGCCCTGCTCAAGACCAACCGATCTATCGCAACAACCTGCACTACGATTGGCACTGGGACTGGAACACGGGTAGCGGCGAGATGGGCAACTGGGGCGTCCACGTGCTTGATGACCTTCGCAACAACATCTTCCAAGACTCCGTCGCTTTGCCTCAGCGAATCCTTGGCGGCGGCGGACGCGTAGCGCTCGGAGACGCCGGCCAAACTCCCAATGTTCACTTCGCTTACTTTGACACGGGAACCATCCCGGTCGTCATCGGACTGAGCAACTTGCCATCGGAACCAGGCGGCAAGAAATCTCCTGCCCACCCCGGCCCCGGCAGTGGCTACATCGCGTACTGCGAAGGCGGCCGATTCGAAGGCCAGCGGGGCAACGCAAAGGCCATCGACAAGGACGGCAAGACCATCCGGACCTTCAAAGGCAACGGCGATGTCAAGCACCAGGCCAACTTCATCGAGGCCGTTCGCAAAGGCGACTCGTCGATTCTCAACGCGGAGATCGCGGTGGGCAATGACAGCACCGGCTGGTGCAACTTGGCCAACGTGGCCTTCCGCGCCGGAAAGCCGTTCTCGCGTGAGCAAGCCCGGGAGGTCAAGCTGGATGAGTGGAACGCCTTGATCGCAGAAATGGACGAGCATCTGGCCGCGCACGACCTGAAGCTGGAAAGCGACGAGATCCAAATGAGCGGCATGTTGACGCTTGATAGCAAAACCCAGCAGTTTGTCGGTGAAAACGCGGATTCGGCGAACGGATTCCTCAGTCGCGAGTACCGCAAGGGTTACGAAGTGCCCGAAATCGTGTGA
- a CDS encoding sulfatase, whose protein sequence is MLHHLPMRHPQTIRLGQSTPISSYVAFLFAIAMATFLLPRCLAEEPQNRPNVLFIAVDDLRPELNCYGKSHIHSPNIDRLASSGMLFQRSYCMVPTCGASRSSLMTGLRPTKNRFVNYLTRADKDAPGITTLNTHFKNNGYHTVSNGKVFHHTDDNVGGWSEAPWRPNAKSYQLAENQKLQGRKNAKGKLLRGPAFEAATEDDEQYADGMTAAKTIDDLRRLSKQDQPFFLAVGFMKPHLPFVAPQKYWNLYDRNQIQLPANYKVPKDAPAEAIHSSGELRAYHGIPPQGPVSDETALSMIHGYYACVSFTDAQVGRVLSELDQLGLRDNTIVVLWGDHGWNLGDHTLWCKHSCFESSMHAPLIVRAPGIQGGTKTNALTEFIDIYPTLCDLTGLEKPSHLAGRSFTPLLHDPDMPWKSAAIGRFQSGDTIRTDRYRFSEYTTRDGKQTARMLYDHEADPLENINVAEQSSLTNEVDKLTTRLENEKGK, encoded by the coding sequence ATGCTTCATCACCTACCAATGCGGCATCCCCAGACGATCCGCCTTGGCCAGTCAACGCCCATCTCCTCATACGTCGCGTTTCTCTTCGCGATTGCCATGGCGACTTTCCTGCTGCCCCGTTGCCTCGCGGAGGAACCCCAAAATCGTCCGAACGTCTTGTTCATCGCCGTGGACGATTTGCGGCCTGAATTGAACTGCTATGGAAAATCTCACATTCATTCGCCCAACATCGACCGGTTGGCCTCCAGTGGTATGTTGTTCCAGCGGTCTTACTGCATGGTCCCCACGTGTGGAGCCTCGCGATCAAGCTTGATGACTGGATTGCGACCGACGAAAAATCGGTTTGTCAATTATCTGACGCGTGCCGACAAAGACGCTCCGGGGATCACGACACTCAATACCCACTTCAAGAACAACGGCTATCACACCGTGTCCAACGGCAAGGTGTTTCATCACACAGACGACAATGTCGGGGGATGGTCCGAAGCTCCTTGGAGACCAAATGCAAAGTCCTATCAGCTCGCCGAGAATCAAAAGCTGCAAGGCCGAAAAAACGCCAAGGGCAAATTGCTCAGAGGCCCCGCTTTTGAAGCCGCCACTGAGGACGACGAACAATACGCGGACGGCATGACGGCTGCAAAAACGATCGACGACTTGCGGCGATTGTCCAAACAAGATCAACCGTTCTTCTTGGCGGTCGGGTTCATGAAACCGCACTTGCCATTCGTGGCGCCACAAAAGTACTGGAATCTGTACGATCGAAATCAAATTCAATTGCCAGCCAACTACAAAGTTCCCAAGGACGCGCCCGCCGAAGCGATTCACAGCTCTGGTGAACTTCGGGCGTACCATGGAATTCCTCCCCAAGGTCCCGTGTCCGACGAGACCGCCCTGTCGATGATTCACGGCTACTACGCTTGCGTCAGTTTCACCGATGCACAAGTCGGTCGAGTGCTGTCAGAACTGGATCAACTCGGATTGCGGGACAATACGATCGTGGTTTTGTGGGGCGATCACGGCTGGAATCTTGGTGACCACACCCTGTGGTGCAAACACAGTTGTTTTGAATCGTCGATGCACGCCCCGCTGATCGTGCGGGCGCCCGGTATCCAAGGGGGAACAAAGACGAACGCATTGACCGAATTCATCGACATCTATCCCACCCTGTGTGATTTGACGGGGCTTGAAAAGCCGTCTCACTTGGCCGGACGCAGTTTCACCCCATTGCTACATGACCCCGACATGCCATGGAAGTCCGCCGCCATCGGTCGTTTTCAATCCGGCGACACGATTCGCACTGACCGCTATCGATTCTCCGAGTACACCACCCGAGACGGAAAACAGACCGCTCGCATGTTGTATGATCACGAAGCCGACCCGTTGGAGAACATCAACGTTGCTGAACAAAGTTCTCTGACCAATGAAGTCGACAAGTTGACCACGCGTCTAGAGAATGAAAAAGGAAAGTAA
- a CDS encoding DinB family protein, whose translation MPKTLSHLMLPEFDREMPRTRKVLAALTPESLSWQADEKLRSIGWNANHIADLIGWTPQIIANDEFDMAPLEGPKPEVPSLEDPAEILNAFDTAVTQARAAIEAATDEQLAEDWSLKSGGQTLFTISKGECLRTWVLNHTVHHRAILSVYLRMNGIELTPVYDE comes from the coding sequence ATGCCGAAGACACTTTCACATCTGATGCTTCCTGAATTTGACCGTGAAATGCCGCGTACGCGGAAGGTGCTTGCCGCGTTGACGCCGGAAAGTCTATCGTGGCAGGCTGATGAGAAACTGCGATCCATCGGGTGGAACGCGAACCATATTGCGGACCTCATCGGCTGGACACCGCAAATCATCGCAAACGATGAGTTCGACATGGCACCACTGGAGGGTCCAAAGCCGGAGGTACCGTCGCTGGAGGACCCCGCTGAGATTCTCAACGCATTTGACACTGCCGTCACGCAGGCGCGAGCAGCGATAGAGGCAGCGACCGATGAACAGCTCGCCGAAGACTGGTCATTAAAATCTGGCGGGCAAACTCTATTCACCATCTCCAAAGGCGAGTGTTTGCGAACGTGGGTCCTCAACCACACGGTCCATCACCGAGCCATCCTGTCGGTCTATCTACGGATGAATGGAATCGAACTGACACCGGTCTACGATGAATGA
- a CDS encoding VOC family protein, producing MQQRISLITLGVRDLAVSKRFYTEILGWEPVESPPEVVFFDLGGLVFSLYPHESLAADFNTTAPTDQPTYRGFTLAHNLRSEAEVNALFEHLKKHDVVILKEPEKVFWGGYSGYFTDPDGHCWEIAHNPFWTIKDDGRIEMQPPDVDE from the coding sequence GTGCAGCAACGAATCAGCCTGATCACATTGGGAGTCCGCGATCTAGCGGTGTCCAAGCGGTTTTACACGGAGATTCTCGGCTGGGAACCCGTCGAGAGTCCACCGGAGGTCGTCTTCTTTGATCTTGGAGGACTTGTGTTTTCGCTTTACCCTCACGAAAGCCTCGCCGCAGATTTCAATACCACCGCGCCGACTGATCAGCCAACCTATCGGGGTTTCACGTTGGCGCACAATCTACGCAGCGAAGCAGAGGTGAATGCGTTGTTCGAGCATCTCAAGAAACACGATGTCGTTATCCTCAAAGAGCCGGAGAAAGTCTTCTGGGGCGGCTACTCGGGTTACTTCACCGATCCCGATGGTCACTGTTGGGAAATCGCCCATAATCCGTTTTGGACGATCAAGGATGACGGTCGAATCGAGATGCAGCCGCCCGATGTGGATGAATGA
- a CDS encoding sugar phosphate isomerase/epimerase family protein translates to MKPTHQPSRRQFIRVTAAAAAATCILPRSGFADKAAGDAAPFKISLAEWSLHRTLRDASKNLTNLDFPRVSKEEFGIDAIEYVNQFFKDKAKDEKYLTDLKQRCEDLGVKSLLIMCDGEGNLGDPNDNARTQAVENHYKWVEAAKFLGCHSIRVNAGSRGSYEEQMKLAADGLRRLSEFAKPHGLNVIVENHGGLSSNGAWLAATIKSTGMDNCGTLPDFGNFRISGGDNPEWYDRYQGVEELMPYAKAVSAKTHDFDADGNEVNTDYDKMMDIVLSHGYHGYVGIEYEGGKLDEYEGIRLTKALLERVAAKVAKKG, encoded by the coding sequence ATGAAACCAACCCATCAACCCTCTCGTCGTCAGTTCATTCGTGTCACCGCCGCCGCTGCAGCAGCCACGTGCATCCTGCCCCGCAGTGGTTTTGCCGACAAAGCCGCCGGCGACGCTGCCCCCTTCAAAATCTCGTTGGCCGAATGGTCGCTGCACCGCACCCTGCGAGATGCGTCCAAGAACTTGACCAACTTGGATTTCCCACGCGTTTCCAAGGAAGAGTTCGGGATCGACGCGATCGAGTACGTCAATCAGTTTTTCAAAGACAAAGCGAAAGACGAAAAGTACTTGACGGATCTGAAACAGCGATGCGAAGACCTCGGGGTCAAGAGCCTGTTGATCATGTGCGATGGCGAAGGCAACTTGGGAGACCCCAACGACAACGCTCGCACCCAGGCCGTTGAAAATCATTACAAGTGGGTGGAAGCTGCCAAGTTCCTCGGTTGTCACAGCATTCGCGTCAACGCGGGCAGTCGCGGCAGCTACGAAGAACAAATGAAACTGGCCGCTGACGGACTGCGACGTCTGAGCGAGTTTGCCAAGCCGCACGGACTCAACGTGATCGTCGAAAACCACGGCGGTCTGAGCAGCAATGGTGCTTGGTTGGCCGCGACGATCAAATCCACCGGAATGGACAACTGCGGAACGCTGCCCGACTTTGGCAATTTCCGCATCTCCGGCGGCGACAACCCGGAGTGGTACGATCGCTACCAAGGTGTCGAGGAGTTGATGCCCTACGCCAAAGCCGTCAGCGCCAAGACGCATGATTTCGACGCCGATGGCAACGAAGTCAACACGGACTATGACAAGATGATGGACATCGTGCTCTCACACGGTTACCACGGCTACGTCGGCATCGAGTACGAAGGCGGCAAGCTCGACGAATACGAAGGCATCCGCTTGACCAAAGCCTTGCTCGAACGAGTCGCCGCCAAGGTCGCCAAGAAAGGCTAA
- the rny gene encoding ribonuclease Y, protein MLAPDKIPVLLAPSIENNFFVYSLAGVLAGAVLMLGYQRWKLQVRKIRWQQQADAILDEANREAETLKAQIILEGKEAALQTRTEAEKELADARRILSQRDQKLERRQEQLDNQEEMLRKQQRGLESGQQRLDAQLRKVNEQRQQLSQVQQQQQRLLEQASGMSREEASERLLESLSKELEHERASALIKHKKQLSELVQNQSRDMLLTAMQRFASTHTADSTTSTVDVPTDDMKGRIIGREGRNIRAFEKATGIDVIIDDTPGVVIVSGFDPVRREIARQALTKMIADGRIHPAKIEEVVEEVTKQMKAFIMQKGREAADEVNVPGLHDRLIEMLGRLHFRTSYSQNVLRHSVEVAFISGMIAEMLGMDGDLGRRCGLLHDIGKAADHELEGGHPKIGADTLRRHNEGPEVVHAALGHHDDIVVEHPYTMVVATADACSASRPGARRESLERYIKRMEELESIAKRFEGVQQAYAISAGRELRVIVDSNQASDEKAALICHEIAQAFERELMYPGEIKVTVMRETKFTEIAK, encoded by the coding sequence ATGCTGGCACCGGATAAGATTCCGGTGCTGCTGGCGCCATCCATCGAAAATAACTTCTTCGTGTATTCACTCGCCGGTGTGCTCGCCGGCGCCGTGTTGATGCTGGGCTATCAACGTTGGAAACTGCAAGTCCGCAAGATCCGTTGGCAACAGCAGGCCGATGCGATCTTGGACGAAGCCAACCGCGAGGCGGAAACGCTCAAGGCACAGATCATCCTGGAGGGCAAAGAAGCCGCCCTGCAGACACGCACCGAGGCCGAGAAAGAGTTGGCCGATGCGCGACGCATACTGAGTCAACGCGACCAAAAACTGGAGCGTCGCCAAGAACAGCTCGACAACCAAGAGGAAATGCTCCGCAAGCAACAACGCGGTTTGGAGAGCGGCCAACAACGTCTCGATGCACAGCTCCGCAAGGTGAACGAGCAACGCCAGCAACTGAGCCAAGTTCAACAGCAACAACAGCGTTTGCTGGAACAAGCCAGTGGGATGAGTCGCGAAGAAGCCTCCGAAAGACTGCTGGAGTCACTTTCCAAAGAGTTGGAGCACGAACGCGCGTCGGCTCTGATCAAACACAAAAAACAACTCTCCGAACTGGTTCAAAACCAAAGTCGTGACATGCTGCTGACCGCAATGCAGCGTTTCGCGTCGACGCACACCGCCGACTCGACCACCAGCACAGTGGACGTTCCGACCGACGACATGAAAGGACGCATCATCGGTCGCGAAGGTCGCAACATCCGAGCCTTTGAAAAGGCAACGGGTATCGATGTCATCATCGACGACACGCCCGGCGTTGTGATCGTCAGCGGGTTTGATCCCGTCCGTCGCGAGATCGCGCGCCAAGCGTTGACCAAGATGATCGCCGACGGTCGTATCCACCCGGCCAAGATCGAAGAGGTGGTCGAAGAAGTCACCAAGCAGATGAAGGCTTTCATCATGCAAAAGGGACGTGAGGCGGCCGATGAAGTCAACGTGCCGGGATTGCATGATCGGCTGATCGAAATGCTCGGCCGCTTGCACTTTCGCACCTCGTACAGCCAAAACGTCTTGCGGCACAGCGTCGAAGTCGCCTTTATCTCCGGCATGATCGCGGAAATGTTGGGCATGGACGGCGACCTGGGACGCCGCTGCGGACTGTTGCACGACATCGGCAAGGCCGCCGATCATGAGTTGGAGGGCGGACACCCCAAGATCGGTGCCGACACCCTGAGACGACACAACGAAGGCCCCGAAGTCGTCCACGCCGCCTTGGGGCATCACGACGATATCGTCGTCGAGCACCCCTACACCATGGTCGTCGCCACCGCCGACGCCTGCAGCGCCAGTCGCCCCGGTGCCCGCCGCGAATCGCTGGAACGGTACATCAAACGGATGGAGGAACTCGAGTCCATCGCCAAACGCTTTGAGGGTGTCCAGCAAGCCTACGCCATCAGCGCCGGCCGCGAACTCCGTGTGATCGTCGACAGCAATCAAGCCTCCGACGAAAAAGCAGCATTGATCTGCCACGAAATCGCTCAGGCCTTTGAGAGGGAGCTGATGTACCCCGGCGAAATCAAGGTCACCGTGATGCGAGAGACCAAGTTCACCGAGATCGCCAAGTAG
- the tilS gene encoding tRNA lysidine(34) synthetase TilS translates to MTRSERQDSFPPHPDTPPDAWDSLVTEFRAAWPVGRWESVGVVVGCSGGADSVALLRLMAAVRNETSSNPNSGSRAATGFLVAAHFHHGLRGHESDGDAEFVAELARELGCRFELALGDGIHSDEANLRDHRRAFLQRTASRRGCRYIALAHSLDDNVETVLHHLLRGSGPTGLAGIAPYRSYGHEPEQQDLVWIRPLLNARRDQIREALRSRGFSWREDASNEDDRYRRNWIRHQLMPLIEAQFPDASNAIARAANTQREMIDTIDALADQWIERFVIHESPLTIRRTESDEPPAVDSWTIAQAALRTIWARQQWPLGEMSMSHWRAIAAALPLGPDAVFMLPGDLRCVAKGDQIVITKTHARAEIELQS, encoded by the coding sequence ATGACACGCTCCGAGCGGCAGGACTCATTTCCGCCCCACCCCGACACGCCGCCGGACGCTTGGGACTCGCTCGTGACGGAGTTCCGGGCCGCCTGGCCTGTAGGTCGTTGGGAAAGTGTCGGCGTGGTGGTCGGTTGCAGCGGGGGAGCGGACAGCGTGGCCTTGCTGAGGCTGATGGCGGCGGTGCGAAACGAAACGTCGTCGAACCCCAACTCGGGCTCCCGAGCGGCGACCGGGTTCCTGGTGGCAGCCCACTTTCACCATGGCCTGCGAGGGCATGAATCGGACGGCGACGCGGAGTTCGTCGCAGAACTTGCCCGCGAACTGGGATGCCGATTCGAACTTGCTCTCGGCGACGGAATCCACAGCGACGAAGCCAACTTGAGGGACCATCGGCGAGCTTTTTTGCAACGCACCGCCAGTCGCCGTGGTTGCCGTTACATCGCCCTGGCGCACTCTCTGGACGACAATGTGGAAACGGTGCTTCACCACCTGCTGCGTGGCTCCGGTCCGACAGGACTTGCTGGAATCGCTCCCTATCGCTCCTACGGACACGAACCCGAGCAGCAAGACCTCGTGTGGATTCGCCCACTGCTGAATGCTCGACGTGATCAGATTCGCGAGGCCTTGCGCTCCAGAGGATTCTCTTGGCGAGAGGATGCCAGCAATGAAGACGACCGCTACCGCCGCAACTGGATCCGTCACCAACTGATGCCGCTGATCGAAGCGCAGTTTCCCGATGCGTCGAACGCGATCGCTCGCGCGGCGAACACTCAACGGGAAATGATCGACACGATCGATGCCTTGGCCGACCAGTGGATCGAGCGATTCGTCATCCACGAGTCGCCGCTGACCATTCGCCGAACGGAGTCCGACGAACCCCCGGCAGTCGACTCTTGGACGATCGCCCAAGCGGCTTTGCGGACGATTTGGGCACGCCAGCAATGGCCCTTGGGGGAAATGAGCATGTCGCACTGGCGAGCGATCGCTGCTGCACTGCCGTTGGGCCCGGATGCGGTGTTCATGCTGCCCGGTGACCTGAGGTGTGTCGCAAAAGGTGACCAAATCGTGATCACGAAAACACACGCTCGAGCTGAGATAGAACTACAATCGTAG